One genomic region from Haloprofundus salinisoli encodes:
- a CDS encoding DUF4112 domain-containing protein yields the protein MDEHSIEDAPESLDEPALRRIRAVATFLDESVEIPGIGYRIGADPILGVLPVAGDLVSAGLSVYIVAEAANLGVPLTTLVRMLANVAVDTVVGSVPVIGTLFDAVFKANVKNVKLVEDHLESVAASADDGFERGPVKIEIDEE from the coding sequence ATGGACGAACACTCCATCGAAGACGCACCGGAGTCGCTGGACGAACCCGCACTGCGACGGATTCGGGCGGTAGCGACGTTCTTGGACGAATCAGTGGAGATTCCGGGAATCGGCTACCGGATCGGGGCAGACCCAATTCTCGGCGTGCTTCCGGTCGCCGGTGACCTCGTCTCGGCGGGCCTCTCGGTGTACATCGTCGCGGAGGCGGCGAACCTCGGCGTGCCGCTGACGACGCTCGTCCGGATGCTCGCCAACGTCGCCGTCGACACCGTCGTCGGCTCGGTGCCCGTCATCGGCACGCTGTTCGACGCCGTGTTCAAAGCGAACGTGAAGAACGTGAAGTTGGTCGAAGACCACCTCGAATCGGTGGCGGCGTCGGCGGACGACGGGTTCGAACGGGGACCGGTGAAGATCGAAATCGACGAGGAGTGA
- a CDS encoding DUF7123 family protein — translation MTEYTDEEQRIIAYLRESVTRGERYFRAKNIAEAIGLSAKQVGSRLPRLAEKSEDVEIEKWGRARSTTWRVTRS, via the coding sequence ATGACCGAATACACCGACGAGGAACAGCGGATTATCGCCTACCTCCGGGAGAGCGTCACTCGCGGTGAGCGGTACTTCCGGGCGAAGAACATCGCCGAGGCGATCGGTCTCTCGGCGAAGCAGGTCGGCTCGCGCCTGCCCCGCCTCGCAGAGAAATCCGAAGACGTCGAGATCGAAAAGTGGGGACGCGCGCGCTCGACGACGTGGCGAGTCACCCGCAGTTAA
- a CDS encoding ATP-NAD kinase family protein → MRIGVVVNPIAGMGGRVGLKGTDGKVAEARARGAEPRAPERARRALTELRERVPDAELVVYGGEMGEDTARAVGFDPEIVGAPSGEETTADDTRRAVEAFVDAGVDLVFFVGGDGTAADVAEALADREPETPMLGVPAGVKVYSSVFAVSPEDAAGIVASFERTERREVMDIDEDEYREGEVHPELRAVATVPVADDLQSSKQLGGGTVEALAEGVADDVEPGVNYVLGPGSTVGAVKEALGFEGSPIGVDVWRDGNALVRDASESEILDVLGDENVIVVSPIGGQGFVFGRGNPQLSPAVVRRCSVEVVASRSKLDELSVLRVDTDDPELDAELRGWTKVRVGRFERRMMKVV, encoded by the coding sequence ATGCGAATCGGCGTCGTCGTCAACCCAATCGCCGGGATGGGCGGACGGGTCGGACTGAAAGGGACGGACGGAAAAGTCGCGGAGGCGAGAGCGCGGGGTGCGGAACCGCGCGCCCCGGAGCGAGCACGCCGCGCGCTGACCGAACTCCGCGAGCGCGTCCCCGACGCGGAACTCGTCGTCTACGGCGGCGAGATGGGCGAAGACACCGCCCGTGCGGTCGGCTTCGACCCCGAAATCGTCGGCGCGCCGAGCGGCGAGGAGACGACGGCCGACGACACGCGGCGCGCCGTCGAGGCGTTCGTCGACGCCGGCGTCGACCTCGTGTTCTTCGTCGGCGGCGACGGCACCGCCGCCGACGTCGCCGAGGCGCTCGCCGACCGAGAACCCGAGACGCCGATGCTGGGCGTCCCCGCGGGCGTCAAAGTGTACTCGTCGGTGTTCGCCGTCTCCCCGGAGGACGCCGCCGGCATCGTCGCCTCCTTCGAGCGAACCGAACGCCGCGAGGTGATGGACATCGACGAGGACGAGTACCGCGAGGGAGAGGTCCACCCCGAGCTCCGCGCCGTCGCGACCGTCCCCGTCGCCGACGACCTCCAGTCCTCGAAGCAGTTGGGCGGCGGCACCGTCGAAGCCCTGGCCGAGGGCGTCGCCGACGACGTGGAACCCGGCGTCAACTACGTGCTCGGTCCCGGCTCCACCGTCGGCGCGGTGAAGGAGGCGCTGGGCTTCGAGGGGTCGCCCATCGGCGTCGACGTGTGGCGAGACGGGAACGCGCTCGTCCGCGACGCCAGCGAGTCGGAGATTCTCGACGTCCTCGGCGACGAGAACGTCATCGTCGTCTCGCCAATCGGAGGACAGGGGTTCGTCTTCGGCCGCGGCAACCCCCAGCTATCGCCCGCGGTCGTCCGACGCTGTTCGGTCGAGGTCGTCGCCTCGCGCTCGAAACTCGACGAACTCTCGGTGCTCCGCGTCGACACCGACGACCCCGAACTCGACGCGGAGTTGCGGGGATGGACGAAGGTCCGCGTCGGCCGATTCGAACGCCGGATGATGAAAGTCGTCTGA
- a CDS encoding nitrilase-related carbon-nitrogen hydrolase has product MRLTLAQLEQDAGSVDAALDAAEAAVEEAAADGADLVALPELFAVGYFAFESYARVAEGLDGPTFGRLRDMATDHDVGLLAGSHVEDLEASADAGYDVPGDTGLSNTTTFFDRDGSLRTTYRKHHLFGYESAEARLLTPGQRLKPFEFDGFTVGTCTCYDLRFPELTRELVDEGVTLLLVPSAWPYPRVEHWQTLTRARAIENLWYLGAINGVGAFESATLLGRSTVCDPWGTPLASAGDRPAHVTADLDPDEVTRVREEFPALADRR; this is encoded by the coding sequence ATGCGTCTCACTCTCGCCCAACTCGAACAGGACGCCGGAAGCGTCGATGCGGCGCTCGACGCCGCCGAAGCAGCCGTCGAAGAGGCGGCCGCCGACGGCGCGGACCTCGTCGCGCTCCCAGAGCTGTTCGCCGTCGGCTACTTCGCCTTCGAGTCGTACGCTCGCGTCGCCGAAGGACTGGACGGACCGACGTTCGGTCGCCTCCGCGATATGGCGACCGACCACGACGTGGGCCTGCTGGCCGGCAGTCACGTCGAAGACCTCGAAGCCAGCGCCGACGCCGGCTACGACGTGCCCGGCGATACCGGGCTGTCCAACACGACGACGTTTTTCGACCGCGACGGATCGCTGCGGACGACGTACCGCAAACACCACCTGTTCGGCTACGAGTCCGCCGAGGCGCGCCTGCTCACGCCGGGGCAACGCCTGAAACCGTTCGAGTTCGACGGTTTCACCGTCGGCACCTGCACCTGCTACGACCTCCGCTTCCCGGAACTGACGCGCGAACTCGTCGACGAGGGCGTCACCCTCCTCTTGGTGCCGAGCGCGTGGCCGTACCCCCGCGTCGAGCACTGGCAGACGCTGACGAGAGCACGGGCCATCGAGAACCTCTGGTACCTCGGCGCGATAAACGGCGTCGGCGCGTTCGAGTCGGCGACGTTGCTCGGCCGGTCGACGGTGTGCGACCCGTGGGGGACGCCGCTGGCCAGCGCGGGCGACCGCCCGGCGCACGTCACCGCCGACCTCGACCCCGACGAGGTGACGCGGGTCCGCGAGGAGTTCCCCGCGCTCGCCGACCGACGGTGA
- a CDS encoding LEA type 2 family protein, with protein sequence MDPRAADGPSASNTSDTPKTSVLRSRSGRVAVVLAAAALALVAASVLGFVGAPGVTEISNRIVAVDNDTTTIETNVTVRNPNPLGVSIDGATIDYGVRMNDVPMASNRKNGLRIGRGNSTLSFRTEMRNERISEWWVTHVENGERTTLRVDADAGYRGVEATFEGPTVEREIQTDIVSAFNSTETRAIDANQPLVSDPILYVNETSAQWGDANESATPIRTSFVVYNPKPVPVTVSRLGYDIHMNGVRVGRGSTNREYVVGPKQTQRIEATAVIENDRLDEWWVTHVRRGEVTTLTIDFRAVVRLPAGVRLDLPLQDVQYTQTIETSVFGTETNVGQTNSGQTNGGESAGGDTEPTAGSSTTEHESRSTGDGTQSPENRPASAGALTRPTETLPAGGADDVDTLSAVASPNLLLPTTFLPRPFVYPVHATEYPLSWSSSSPAMRTPSR encoded by the coding sequence ATGGACCCGAGGGCGGCAGACGGGCCGAGTGCGTCGAATACGTCGGATACGCCGAAGACGAGCGTGCTCCGGAGTCGGTCGGGCCGGGTCGCCGTCGTGCTCGCTGCCGCGGCCCTCGCCCTCGTCGCCGCCTCCGTACTCGGCTTCGTCGGGGCCCCCGGCGTCACCGAGATCAGCAATCGGATCGTCGCCGTCGACAACGACACCACGACCATCGAGACGAACGTCACCGTCCGGAATCCGAACCCGCTCGGCGTCAGCATCGACGGCGCGACCATCGACTACGGCGTGCGGATGAACGACGTGCCGATGGCCTCGAACCGCAAGAACGGCCTCCGTATCGGCCGCGGCAACTCGACGCTCTCGTTCCGGACGGAGATGCGAAACGAGCGCATCTCCGAGTGGTGGGTGACCCACGTCGAAAACGGCGAGCGAACGACGCTCCGGGTCGACGCAGACGCCGGTTACCGGGGCGTCGAAGCCACCTTCGAGGGACCGACCGTCGAGCGCGAGATCCAGACCGACATCGTCTCGGCGTTCAACTCGACGGAGACCCGAGCCATCGACGCGAACCAACCGCTGGTTTCGGACCCGATTCTCTACGTTAACGAGACGAGCGCACAGTGGGGCGACGCCAACGAGTCGGCGACGCCGATTCGAACCTCGTTCGTCGTCTACAATCCGAAACCGGTCCCGGTGACGGTGAGTCGACTCGGCTACGACATCCACATGAACGGCGTCCGCGTCGGACGGGGGTCGACGAACCGCGAGTACGTCGTCGGGCCGAAGCAGACCCAACGAATCGAGGCGACGGCGGTCATCGAAAACGACCGTCTCGACGAGTGGTGGGTGACGCACGTCCGCCGCGGCGAGGTGACGACGCTCACTATCGACTTCCGCGCCGTCGTCCGACTGCCCGCCGGCGTGAGACTCGACCTGCCCCTGCAGGACGTCCAGTACACCCAGACCATCGAAACGAGCGTGTTCGGAACCGAGACGAACGTCGGGCAGACGAACAGCGGGCAAACGAACGGCGGGGAGTCGGCGGGGGGAGACACCGAACCCACGGCCGGGAGTTCGACGACGGAACACGAGAGCCGGTCGACCGGAGATGGAACTCAGTCGCCGGAGAACCGACCTGCGTCGGCAGGCGCACTGACGCGACCGACCGAGACGCTCCCGGCAGGCGGAGCCGACGACGTGGATACGCTGTCCGCCGTCGCCTCGCCAAACCTGCTCCTGCCGACAACGTTTTTACCCCGTCCGTTCGTGTATCCGGTACATGCAACGGAGTACCCACTCTCCTGGTCGAGTTCTTCTCCCGCGATGAGAACGCCGTCTCGGTGA
- a CDS encoding DUF7528 family protein: MSRADAAKLQDNIGTALTEKREFFRTAGEYREDGSYVVSRRGAESAGNAKVFESFEALRRLYDRLPREFTAEDVGRTGITGSRRHMLIRHFGEHPAFDCQITRRNPLTAERVGPTQTPPEAPAATR, encoded by the coding sequence CTGTCGAGAGCCGACGCTGCGAAACTGCAAGACAACATCGGGACCGCGCTGACGGAGAAACGCGAGTTCTTCCGCACCGCGGGCGAGTACCGCGAGGACGGCAGTTACGTCGTCTCCCGGCGCGGTGCGGAGTCGGCAGGAAACGCGAAGGTGTTCGAGAGCTTCGAGGCGCTGCGACGCCTGTACGACCGCCTGCCCCGCGAGTTCACCGCCGAGGACGTCGGTCGGACCGGCATCACCGGATCGCGCCGTCACATGCTGATTCGACACTTCGGCGAACATCCCGCCTTCGACTGTCAGATCACCCGACGGAACCCGCTGACAGCAGAGCGGGTCGGTCCGACTCAGACACCGCCGGAAGCGCCGGCGGCGACGCGCTGA
- a CDS encoding aldehyde dehydrogenase family protein, with the protein MSQQTGDIYQQYIAGEWTDGEGTETFESTNPATGETLGEFRRGTEADVDRALGEAEEAFEEWRALSYIDRAEYLWDIYHELRERTDELAEIVTKECGKEISEGKADVIEAYHMIEWAAGDARHPKGDVVPSEIPSKDAYMRRKPRGVIGCITPWNFPVAIPFWHMAVALVEGNTVVWKPAEQTPWCGQIIAEMFEDAGIPEGVFNMVQGFGDAGNAIVEDSRVDTVLFTGSAEVGQKIASKVGGEPGKLVAAEMGGKNNIVITEKADMDTAVHSAVMSSFKTTGQRCVSSERLVVHADVYDEFKERFVDIAEDVAVGDPLSEDTFMGPLIEPGHKEKVSKYNELAKEEGVNVLVDRTELDESEIPDGHEEGNWIGPFVYEADPYEDLRCTHEEVFGPHVALLKYDGDIEEAVEIQNDTEYGLAGAIISEDYRQINYFRDYAEVGLAYGNLPCIGAEVHLPFGGVKKSGNGYPSAREIIEAVTERTAWTLNNSYDIQMAQGLSADIKTKDE; encoded by the coding sequence ATGAGCCAACAGACGGGCGACATCTACCAGCAGTACATCGCCGGAGAGTGGACCGACGGCGAGGGAACGGAGACGTTCGAGAGCACGAACCCGGCGACGGGCGAGACGCTCGGCGAGTTCCGCCGCGGCACCGAGGCGGACGTGGACCGCGCGCTCGGCGAGGCCGAGGAGGCGTTCGAGGAGTGGCGCGCGCTCTCGTACATCGACCGCGCGGAGTACCTCTGGGACATCTACCACGAACTCCGCGAGCGCACCGACGAACTCGCCGAAATCGTCACGAAAGAGTGCGGCAAGGAGATCTCAGAGGGGAAAGCCGACGTCATCGAGGCGTACCACATGATCGAGTGGGCCGCCGGCGACGCCCGCCACCCCAAGGGCGACGTGGTCCCCTCCGAGATTCCGAGCAAGGACGCCTACATGCGCCGCAAGCCGCGCGGCGTCATCGGCTGTATCACGCCGTGGAACTTCCCCGTGGCCATCCCGTTTTGGCACATGGCCGTCGCGCTCGTCGAGGGGAACACGGTCGTCTGGAAGCCCGCCGAGCAGACGCCGTGGTGCGGCCAGATCATCGCCGAGATGTTCGAAGACGCCGGCATCCCCGAGGGCGTGTTCAACATGGTGCAGGGCTTCGGCGACGCCGGTAACGCCATCGTCGAGGACTCCCGCGTCGACACCGTCCTCTTCACGGGCAGCGCCGAAGTCGGCCAGAAGATCGCCTCGAAGGTCGGCGGCGAACCCGGTAAACTCGTCGCCGCCGAGATGGGCGGCAAGAACAACATCGTCATCACCGAGAAGGCGGACATGGACACGGCCGTTCACTCCGCCGTCATGTCGTCGTTCAAGACGACCGGCCAGCGCTGCGTCTCCTCCGAACGCCTCGTCGTCCACGCCGACGTCTACGACGAGTTCAAGGAGCGCTTCGTCGACATCGCCGAGGATGTCGCCGTCGGCGACCCGCTGAGCGAGGACACGTTCATGGGGCCGCTCATCGAGCCCGGACACAAAGAGAAGGTCTCGAAGTACAACGAGCTGGCGAAAGAAGAGGGCGTCAACGTCCTCGTCGACCGCACCGAACTCGACGAGTCGGAGATTCCCGACGGCCACGAGGAGGGCAACTGGATCGGTCCGTTCGTCTACGAGGCGGACCCCTACGAGGACCTCCGCTGCACGCACGAGGAAGTGTTCGGCCCGCACGTCGCACTCCTGAAGTACGACGGCGACATCGAGGAGGCCGTCGAGATTCAAAACGACACCGAGTACGGCCTCGCTGGGGCCATCATCTCCGAGGACTACCGCCAGATCAACTACTTCCGCGACTACGCGGAGGTCGGCCTCGCCTACGGGAACCTCCCGTGCATCGGCGCGGAGGTCCACCTCCCGTTCGGCGGCGTCAAGAAGTCCGGCAACGGCTACCCCTCGGCCCGCGAGATCATCGAAGCCGTCACCGAGCGCACCGCGTGGACGCTCAACAACTCCTACGACATCCAGATGGCGCAGGGGCTGTCGGCGGACATCAAGACGAAAGACGAGTAG
- a CDS encoding SRPBCC family protein, whose translation MTVRVTRTFEFDHPPENVWTFISDPEKRAGAISVVKKYDLHPTDDRKATWHVALPIPLIRSTVPVETEDVARDAPRYVKFVGRSRALRVTGEHTVEETETGSRLVNEFIVDGSLPGVESFFKRNLDRELDNLEQALRRELAESKR comes from the coding sequence ATGACTGTCAGGGTTACGCGAACCTTCGAGTTCGACCACCCCCCGGAAAACGTGTGGACGTTCATCTCCGACCCCGAGAAACGCGCGGGTGCGATAAGCGTCGTGAAGAAGTACGACCTCCACCCGACCGACGACCGGAAGGCGACGTGGCACGTCGCGCTGCCCATCCCCCTCATCCGGTCGACGGTGCCCGTCGAAACCGAAGACGTCGCCCGCGACGCACCTCGATACGTGAAGTTCGTCGGTCGCTCGCGCGCACTCCGCGTCACCGGCGAGCACACCGTCGAGGAGACCGAGACCGGCTCTCGCCTCGTCAACGAGTTCATCGTCGACGGGAGTCTGCCCGGCGTCGAGAGCTTCTTCAAGCGAAATCTCGACCGCGAACTCGACAACTTGGAACAGGCGCTGCGCCGCGAGCTCGCCGAATCGAAGCGCTGA
- a CDS encoding RIO1 family regulatory kinase/ATPase: MELRRLVRGRIDWGRLEGVVRTLAERLGREEVHVRFLDADNWLSTPFVLDDEWFVKVISKQNSLVHTIFTTGRNLGAFSSGTEGFFEHFGTPYQMAEHELEATKRMREIGINAPEPVEALEIDGFGVVVLEYLPEFRSLDELDREREAALAPDLFAALKTLHDNGLAHGDLRGENVLILDGELYFIDATSVSEDGRDDARSYDIACGLAALEPLIGAPTTVDAALSAYSTEDVLAALEFLDFVNIRPDHDFDAAAVKGEIEKRAS; the protein is encoded by the coding sequence ATGGAACTCCGCCGTCTGGTCCGCGGCCGAATCGACTGGGGCCGTCTCGAAGGGGTCGTCCGCACGCTCGCGGAGCGACTCGGCCGAGAGGAGGTTCACGTCCGTTTCCTCGACGCGGATAACTGGCTGTCGACACCGTTCGTGTTGGACGACGAGTGGTTCGTCAAGGTCATCAGCAAACAGAACTCGCTGGTCCACACCATCTTCACGACGGGTCGGAACCTCGGCGCGTTCTCCAGCGGCACGGAAGGCTTCTTCGAGCACTTCGGAACCCCCTACCAGATGGCCGAGCACGAACTGGAGGCGACGAAACGGATGCGCGAGATCGGCATCAACGCGCCCGAGCCCGTCGAAGCGCTCGAAATCGACGGGTTCGGCGTCGTCGTCCTCGAGTATCTCCCCGAGTTCCGGTCGCTCGACGAGTTAGACCGCGAGCGGGAGGCCGCACTCGCACCGGACCTCTTCGCGGCGCTGAAGACGCTGCACGACAACGGCCTCGCCCACGGCGACCTGCGCGGCGAGAACGTGCTCATCCTCGACGGCGAGCTCTACTTCATCGACGCGACGAGCGTCAGCGAGGACGGCCGCGACGACGCCCGGTCGTACGACATCGCCTGCGGGCTGGCCGCGCTGGAGCCGCTCATCGGCGCGCCGACGACCGTCGACGCCGCGCTCTCGGCGTACTCGACCGAAGACGTGCTCGCGGCGCTGGAGTTTCTCGACTTCGTCAACATCCGACCCGACCACGACTTCGACGCCGCGGCGGTCAAAGGCGAGATAGAGAAGCGCGCGTCGTAG
- a CDS encoding competence/damage-inducible protein A: MRIAIVSVGDELLVGDTVNTNAAWLGERLDARGATVERVTTVPDRLADIAQVVNESLAASDAVIVTGGLGPTHDDVTMEGVAAAVGKSLEPHAEASAWFADRGGYAADDGEPRTVELPSGARFLPNDEGVAPGAVVESVYVLPGVPAEMKAMFERVESEFTGTETYVEHVLVDEPESALADRLVDLQRRFDVTVGSYPGDGVRVKISATDPETASEAAGWLREHATVVDD; encoded by the coding sequence ATGCGAATCGCAATCGTCAGCGTCGGCGACGAACTGCTCGTCGGCGACACGGTGAACACGAACGCGGCGTGGCTGGGCGAACGACTCGACGCGCGCGGCGCGACGGTCGAACGCGTGACGACGGTGCCGGACCGCCTCGCCGACATCGCACAGGTCGTCAACGAGTCGCTGGCCGCCTCCGACGCGGTCATCGTCACCGGCGGTCTCGGGCCGACGCACGACGACGTGACGATGGAGGGCGTCGCGGCGGCGGTCGGCAAGTCGCTGGAACCGCACGCCGAGGCGTCGGCGTGGTTCGCCGACCGCGGCGGTTACGCGGCCGATGACGGCGAACCGCGGACGGTCGAACTCCCGTCCGGTGCGCGCTTTCTCCCGAACGACGAGGGCGTCGCGCCGGGTGCCGTCGTCGAGTCGGTGTACGTGTTGCCGGGCGTCCCCGCGGAGATGAAGGCGATGTTCGAACGGGTCGAGAGCGAGTTCACGGGAACCGAGACGTACGTCGAGCACGTGCTCGTCGACGAACCAGAGAGTGCGCTCGCCGACAGACTGGTCGACCTGCAGCGTCGTTTCGACGTCACCGTCGGGAGCTATCCGGGCGACGGCGTCCGCGTGAAGATCAGCGCCACCGACCCGGAGACGGCGAGCGAAGCGGCCGGGTGGCTCCGCGAACACGCTACCGTCGTCGACGACTGA
- a CDS encoding DUF7525 family protein: MATQTTRTDMGIGIAMLFSMLTLVGAAVMLAGPNQFTQAWGFAGAMVAASLAVAAVHVYSH; the protein is encoded by the coding sequence ATGGCAACGCAGACGACTCGTACGGACATGGGTATCGGTATCGCGATGTTGTTCTCGATGCTCACGCTCGTCGGCGCGGCGGTGATGCTCGCCGGACCCAATCAGTTTACGCAGGCGTGGGGGTTCGCCGGTGCGATGGTCGCCGCGTCGCTGGCCGTCGCCGCCGTACACGTGTACTCTCACTAG
- a CDS encoding PhoU domain-containing protein, with product METRKVQRLGPSTLAMTLPAEWAKEHGVNKGDEVSIRMGGKGTLTVLPESASTEDSEAIIHADNLDADGLERAIVAQYVLGRRVIHVEKAEGALDSEQINAVYKAETQLMGLGVIEETPERIAIRCSVDPEDFTLDNLLERLENTGSTMRGEAVKALAHGNPDLAQRALNRERQANKIFVLLLRLIFTAYQNPNLCRAVGLESGFPLIGYRSVAKNLELTADNAEDIAEIVLNTEGHTIDVDSATMRRIREFTDQVDDITVKAVQSVVDRDYDLTIEVREQFRELTDREQDILSEIPEVSNEELLRIREVLVSLQQTAQYAMRNAEIAANLALDEESDHVTIS from the coding sequence ATGGAGACGCGGAAAGTCCAGCGACTCGGTCCCTCGACGCTGGCGATGACGCTCCCGGCGGAGTGGGCGAAAGAACACGGTGTGAACAAAGGCGACGAAGTGTCGATTCGGATGGGCGGCAAGGGAACGCTCACCGTGTTGCCTGAGTCGGCGTCGACGGAGGATTCGGAGGCGATCATCCACGCCGACAACCTCGACGCGGACGGCCTCGAACGCGCCATCGTCGCCCAGTACGTGCTCGGGCGGCGCGTGATTCACGTCGAGAAAGCGGAGGGCGCACTCGACAGCGAACAGATCAACGCCGTCTACAAAGCCGAAACGCAGCTGATGGGCCTCGGCGTCATCGAGGAGACCCCCGAGCGAATCGCCATCCGGTGTTCGGTCGACCCCGAGGATTTCACGCTCGACAACCTGCTCGAACGCCTCGAAAACACCGGGAGCACGATGCGCGGCGAGGCGGTGAAGGCGCTGGCACACGGCAACCCGGACCTCGCACAGCGGGCGCTCAACCGCGAACGACAGGCGAACAAGATTTTCGTCCTCCTGCTTCGCCTCATCTTCACCGCCTATCAGAACCCGAACCTCTGTCGCGCCGTCGGCCTCGAATCCGGCTTCCCGCTCATCGGCTACCGTTCGGTGGCGAAGAACCTCGAACTCACCGCCGACAACGCCGAAGACATCGCCGAAATCGTCCTCAACACCGAAGGGCACACTATCGACGTGGACTCGGCGACGATGCGTCGCATCCGCGAGTTCACCGACCAGGTCGACGACATCACGGTCAAGGCGGTCCAGTCGGTCGTCGACCGCGACTACGACCTCACCATCGAGGTTCGAGAGCAGTTCCGCGAACTCACCGACCGAGAGCAGGACATCCTCTCGGAGATTCCGGAGGTGTCGAACGAGGAGCTCCTTCGAATCCGCGAGGTGCTCGTCAGCCTCCAGCAGACGGCGCAGTACGCGATGCGAAACGCCGAGATCGCGGCGAACCTCGCACTCGACGAGGAGTCCGACCACGTCACGATTTCCTGA
- a CDS encoding HalOD1 output domain-containing protein: MPPSTAAAVAVAEAKGIDPCEMQQLYQVVDPDALDALFVRQSMSSVAFELSGYEVLVTSGGNVFVFEDS, encoded by the coding sequence ATGCCACCCAGCACGGCCGCCGCGGTAGCCGTCGCCGAAGCGAAAGGCATCGACCCCTGCGAGATGCAACAGCTCTACCAGGTCGTCGACCCGGACGCCCTCGACGCGCTGTTCGTCAGACAGTCGATGTCGTCCGTCGCGTTCGAGCTCTCGGGGTACGAGGTGCTCGTCACGAGCGGCGGCAACGTGTTCGTCTTCGAGGACAGTTAG
- the gfo6 gene encoding D-xylose 1-dehydrogenase Gfo6, which produces MHVHDYFDELTRRDWDTGADGTVRFAVVGVGGFGRKAALPAIADADYAEATVLVTGSPENAEDAASEHGIEHVLTYEEYHDGAATDAYDAAYVVTPNALHPEAIETAAVNGKAVLSEKPLAATVDGAKRAVTACEEADVPLMTAYRMQFDPVVRRLREFVREGGVGEPLQLHGGFAFDVLGGGRGPDQWRLDAELAGGGALMDVGVYPLNTARYLVDADPVAVTATTRGEGVFADVDEQIAFQLEFPDGVTASFTAGFSGHTEGHLSIRGTEGHVELSDSAFGTEDPRRVSVYRDDVRAVVDGPETSEIREEFDYFAHAVLTDGEIGPDGEEGLRDVQVTTAAYEAAKTGERVEIRYS; this is translated from the coding sequence ATGCACGTCCACGATTACTTCGACGAGTTGACGCGGCGCGACTGGGACACCGGCGCGGACGGAACCGTCCGGTTCGCCGTCGTCGGCGTCGGCGGATTCGGCCGCAAGGCCGCCCTTCCCGCCATCGCAGACGCCGACTACGCCGAGGCGACGGTGCTCGTCACGGGGTCGCCAGAGAACGCCGAGGACGCCGCGAGCGAACACGGTATCGAGCACGTCCTCACTTACGAGGAGTACCACGACGGCGCGGCGACCGACGCCTACGACGCCGCCTACGTCGTCACCCCGAACGCGCTCCACCCCGAAGCCATCGAGACGGCGGCGGTGAACGGGAAGGCGGTGCTCTCCGAGAAGCCGCTGGCGGCGACCGTCGACGGAGCGAAACGCGCCGTCACGGCGTGCGAGGAGGCGGACGTGCCGCTGATGACCGCCTACCGGATGCAGTTTGACCCCGTGGTCCGTCGGCTACGCGAGTTCGTCCGCGAGGGCGGCGTCGGCGAACCCCTCCAACTCCACGGCGGGTTCGCCTTCGACGTGCTCGGTGGCGGTCGCGGTCCCGACCAGTGGCGACTCGACGCCGAACTTGCGGGCGGCGGCGCGCTGATGGACGTCGGCGTCTACCCGCTGAACACCGCTCGCTACCTCGTCGACGCCGACCCGGTCGCGGTCACCGCGACGACGCGAGGCGAGGGCGTCTTCGCCGACGTCGACGAACAGATCGCGTTCCAACTGGAGTTCCCCGACGGCGTCACGGCGTCGTTCACCGCCGGGTTCTCCGGACACACGGAGGGTCACCTCTCGATTCGGGGAACAGAGGGCCACGTCGAACTGTCGGACTCCGCGTTCGGAACGGAGGACCCCCGCCGAGTGAGCGTCTACAGAGACGACGTACGGGCGGTAGTCGACGGCCCCGAGACGAGCGAGATACGCGAGGAGTTCGACTACTTCGCGCACGCGGTGCTCACGGACGGGGAAATCGGCCCGGACGGCGAGGAGGGACTGCGGGACGTGCAGGTGACGACGGCGGCGTACGAGGCCGCAAAAACGGGCGAGCGCGTCGAGATTCGGTACTCGTGA